The proteins below come from a single Triticum aestivum cultivar Chinese Spring chromosome 5D, IWGSC CS RefSeq v2.1, whole genome shotgun sequence genomic window:
- the LOC123125667 gene encoding uncharacterized protein: MSLPCSDQSIRPRKMKNASLPPGMAVLRCWCGDLCKVKEVTDFSDWLGMKFFMCANYEEDPTVAISEYDKPPSPPPLCMYYRWIDTEMPAWAVTEIRERSRRAWNSFYAEERREKAEAEEKAEQERELKEYYAEQHRFFSGFRKEKQGRGSSHGGAGTTAKGGS, translated from the exons ATGAGTTTGCCTTGCTCGGATCAAAGCATTAGGCCGAGGAAAATGAAGAATGCAAGTTTGCCTCCGGGGATGGCAGTCCTGCGGTGTTGGTGTGGCGatctttgcaaggtgaaggaggtgacGGATTTTTCAGATTGGTTGGGCATGAAGTTTTTCATGTGCGCCAATTATGAGGAAGATCCAACCGTAGCTATTTCAGAGTACGACAAGCCTCCG TCTCCTCCGCCTCTGTGCATGTATTATCGTTGGATTGACACGGAGATGCCGGCTTGGGCAGTGACTGAGATTCGTGAAAGAAGTCGCCGTGCGTGGAATAGTTTCTATGCGGAAGAGCGACGTGAGAAggcggaagctgaggagaaagcagagcaagagagagagttAAAAGAATACTATGCGGAGCAACACCGTTTTTTTTCAGGATTTAGGAAAGAAAAACAGGGAAGAGGCTCGTCGCATGGAGGAGCAGGAACGACAGCGAAAGGAGGCTCGTGA